The Anopheles gambiae chromosome 2, idAnoGambNW_F1_1, whole genome shotgun sequence genomic sequence TTGCGGGACAACAGTCGAAACACAGAGATGACAGTAATGGCCAAAACTCAACCGacacaccaccactactactactacaccaATAACCAACCCATTTCTTCCTTCATTCATCCACACCGGGTTCCAGCCGAAAGTAGTATTTGCGTGCTCCCAAGAGGccctagtagtagtagtgacCCAGAGTTTAGTCTACCGACCAGAAGAGAACAGGATAGAATGATATGAAACCAATAGGAAGCCGATAGGAAACCGATCCCGAAGCCGCTATGCTCGGGTTcagttcgattttttttttcttatttgcttTTGCTACTCACAgttgaaatgaagaaaagagATGAAACACTCCCGCCGCCTAATGAACTACCAGTGGAACCAGTTTTTTGGGACCGTTTTgagggttgttgtttttttctcatttatcATGCGCTCCCACCCAATGCAGCGTGGTTTCgctcggggtttttttttgttgttttttggaaCTATTTATATCTCGATAGCAATTTGCGCTGACAGcaatacaacacaacacaacaaacaatgCGTCGATTAGATTTGATACACGATAAACAAAAGCCCCTCCTCCCCAGCAGATGTAAGTGTAGTGAAAGTAGCAGAAACACACGGTTTGAAAACGGGTGATGAGAGAAGGAAGCCGTTTTGCTCAAAGCGTACAGAGGATGGAGACCCAGCCGCACAGTAGTGGAGTGCAGTTTGTTAGTGATGGTTTTATAGGCAAAttatgccccccccccccccttcccttcACTACTAAGTTAGTATGCAGTTAGTGCCGTTTCGTTTCGGATACAGCAGAGGAGCACAGATCGTCGACCATCAATTGGTGCCATAGAGCTTAACCGGGTTACGGTTGTTCAAATTGATGAACGCGAGAAGGAAACGTTAGGCGAAGCGAATGTACGAAAAAGTAAGGCAAGGTGACGCCGTGGATGATTTTTAATtactagcacacacacacacgcaggcacACAATTTCCACCGTGTGTCCTATTTGTGCAACACTCTCTAACTCATTCTTTGGGCCGCCCCAATCGTGGTGTGTGAGTTTACATCTGCAGTGTGAGTGTAGCTACGTGTTGGCAATCGAATTGCACCGCCAAAGGTGGCGTTGGCCTTTACCAAAAAACCCTCTTTTGCTGCCGAACAGTAGAAGCCGAGCTTCATATCAATTATCACACGAGCGGGCCCAAGGAGAGGCTGAAGGAATGTTAGCGCGACGATCCTCCCCCTTCACTTTGCACCACACCACGCCATACCGTACCGGGCATGTAAATGGGCGCACAATAGCATATATCTCTTTCGCGGTTTGGTTTGGCGCGGGGATGCAACAGGAGAGAAGATCGCGTTCGTCGCGTTCGTTCGTCCGAATGATGAAGGCCAATGCAATGGAATGAGAGAGAAACGAGAGCAGGGATAGAAGAGCAAGCGGAAACTTAATGCGTTGTTGAGAGGGCAAAGAAGAATGATCAATTAGGAAGCCCGAAGAGCGAAAAAAGGTTTTGGGAAAGGATGAGGAACCGTACTAGAAGCAAATTGTCTGTGATATGTATGCAAAAATACATgaaggaaaaaggggaaaaaaagggatcGCGACGATCAGGCGAAGATTGCGCCCCTGCCGGATGGTACCAACACCGGGTGATAAtgcgagagaagaagaagaagaaaaaaaaagacgaatgCAGGGCTAGAAAAGAACCAATAAGCAATGTACTGAAGCAGAAGAGAGAATAAGAAAAGGAGGGTGCACGTAAatcacagaagaaaaaaacaaacgatcgcTAGAAGAAGGTGGCAAGATCCTGAAGACGATTCCCCGTCTGTTGGGTTACACCTTTGCTGTGCACCGTGTAGAGTAGCTGCAACGTTTCCTTATTTGCATAATATTTCCTTCCCTCCCCTTCCGCCCCAATGCTTAATTCTTTGTTGGTGAAGTTTTCGTTGGTCGGTTTCGGTTGGTGGAAGATATCGTGATGGTGAAGAATAGGGGAGTTCACCGTAGAAGGATGATCCTTCGGTATGACTTATTTCGTTTATTTCGTATTTTTGTTATGGGTACGTTACGATGGTAGGATTTAAAGACATACGAAAAAGCTAATAAACCCGTATCTTGaactatgaaaaaaaaaggcgtTTGGGTGTGTTCTAACAGGTGGCCGAAAGAACTTGATCTCCTCGCTGTTATGACGTACGATTGGgagtagtgttgggtaaatcagattcagattcatgaatctgaatgaatctttggaatgattcaatgaatcttcaaagattcatgaatctcaaagattaatgaatcttcaaagattcataaatctcgaaggtttcatgaatctctaaagattcatgaatctcgattCATTAATCTCGAAAGATTATTTGATCTATGAAAaatcatgaatctcaaaagttTCTTAAATCTAGAAAGATTAACGAATCTATAGGGATTGATGAAAATCTAAGGAatcataaaattttaaaattcacaAGGCTTTagctttttattattcttctttatggcgtaacaacctacgtggtcatgtcAGACTATACCGGCTTTTGATACTTCTTGGAAAGTACCACGCAGTTGAACCGACAACGGGCAACTTGTTGGTGGGATTGggcaaattcaatattttggggatcatacatctctaaagattcatgaatcccaagaaatatatgaattttaatggatttatgaatcttataGATTCATCAATCTtaagagattcatgaatctttggagattcatgaatatatAGAGAATCATAAATCTTTGAATGAATCAATGAATCTttaaagattcgtgaatctttaccgattaatgaatctttgaagattcgtgaatctttaaagattcgtgaatctttaaagattcgtgaatctttaaagattcgtgaatctttgaaTATTTGTGTATCtttttcatgaatctttgaagattcgactcgagattcgaatcactcatcactgaagattcatatgaatgaatctcaacgaaagattcatgaaacccaacactaattGGGACGTATGATAAGGTAAGAGAAAACACTTGATGTCACTTCTTTTAGTTCCACTTTTCACATAACTCTCTGAGACATTAGACTCTGTCTCAAAACTCCACAAACCACACATCCGCTGCAACGTATCGGAATTGTCATAAATCCTAGCTGAGATGGACACGCCTGCATTTAAGCGGAAGTAGGCGAAGACTACTACGATGCAGTTTTAGCGCTAGAAAAGTAAATTAGTACATTAACATTCAGAAACATAAACCCATTAGTCCCAGCGGTTTCATACGCCTTAAGATATGCATCCTAAAAACATCATGATTTCTACACCAAATATAAGATATTACTATTATTCAGATACTAAATGATACTAAATGAATCTCTCAACAACGAAATTAAAACGTTCAAGCAAAGCTATTTGCCTTATAATTTCCAttagtaataaaataattgattcctAAGCCGAAAACCATGCTGAAACAACTAACTATTGACTACGATACGACTTTGCTCCAAAGGACATATGGACATATTGATGCTGTCCATATCCAAGCAGAGGTTGTTGCTCGTTATGCTACATTTTCCACATTCAAAGATGTGTTTATATACAGATTTgctatttatgtttaaaaaaactccTTATAAGAGGGTCCAGTGTATATAGCTGTTCTATAAGGGTACAGCGAATTTGGAAAACCAATCCAACACGCCTTAAGGTAGGCAATTCGTATGACAAAACAGCTTTGTTAGGGTCGTCTGTTTACCACTGGGCTTTCCAACAGTTATAGTATAATCATCACCATGCAAACACTTACTGCATTCCAATTAGTACGCCACCAATGCAGGTTACGATCGCTGCTGCCCACATGTCGCTCGCTAACAATCTAACGCCTTTGCGTGCAGTGTTTATCTTCTCCTAAAACCCGCATCCTCAATAACAGCTTGTCCCTAGCGTTTGATACATTCAATTGAAGTATTCCACAGCCTGCAAGTATGGACTGTTCTGGAACAATATGGGCAGACAGGAgagcaaaaatcaaacgtACAAAAATGCACCATTAACTGCAGCAACTCCCCCTCGTTCCGTTCAATCCCATCCGTCGCCTGAAACGCTTATCATAACAAGTCcgtggtgttggtggtcgGAAGCAGCATAATTATAATGACAAAACGACGATGGATGGCCAACCACTTTCGCCAGCATTCAGCTCTATCGCTGCTGATGGCTCTCCCCTCTGCTCTGCCCGTTAGCGTTAGATAAGGGGTTTGAATGCTTACCTGCAGTCACAGCTACCCAGTGAGGGATAGCAGCACAACCGCCCGGCACCAGGATAAAGCATAAAAGCAGACGAGCAGACAACGGCAGCAAACACCACAGCATCCCGCGCACGCCGTGAGTCTTCTCGTTCGCCTCACACTTTTGTCGCGCTAAAACGCCAGTTCCCACCTCAACGACACACAGTCAAACGAGACACACCGTTTTCACTCGCGACGATTCGGGCCACGGTCAGTTTCTCTTTGGACGTTCCGGTGCGTGTGCATCGACGGTTACGGTGCGGAAATTTCACTTTCGTTCGGTCTCAAGCCGCCCTGCTGAAGCTGAAGATGACGACGGAGCAGGTGCTAATGGCGGTTGCGTGCTGCTTGCTGCCGGCGTTGTTGCTTAACGTgcacagtggtggtggtggggctgATGCTCTTGCCACTGTGAGCACTTCCGATGCAACTGGACAGTCTTTCGGCCACGATTGGGAACCATCGTCCGCTGCGGAGTTGCGTGCCGTTCTTCGCTGTAAGTATGCACAAAGCCTACTTTGGGCGGCTTCTACCGTTCCATTTCCCAAATAAAACTGGTTTCTGCAAACCGGACATCGTGACTCATGACTTTGTTTGGGGAATTTTCGAGGAGCAAGTCTTCAACCAGCTCCATCCGAGGTGTAATTGTGATACAATCAACagtttttgtatgtttgtgccTAACCCAACAGCCTTTGCCCGATCGAAGGAGGAAGCGGACGCTCCCGAACCGGCAGGCAAGCAACTGCCCACCTTCTCGTCGGCCCCGCTAGGATCGGCCACCCCTTGCAAATGTCTGCACGGGATCTGTAGCTGCTGTTTGGGTAACTATCGCCTGTCCTCGATGGACTCTGAGCTTCCTCCGTTTTGCTCACGGTTCACTTCTCGTCGGCAGGTGTTTTCAGCATGAACGGGTGCGCCAACCTGACCTACATTCCCGAGGACTTTGCCTTTGAGTTTCGCATGATCTTCAACAATCGCGTACTGTCCAAGCGGCGCATCAGCGGGAAGAACCCGAAACCGATCTGCGTGCATCCGCCCCGGTTCGACTTTATCGAGGTGTGTGCCAACTTCTACGACGTCTACTTTGTCGGACGTAACATGCACGTGTGCATGGAGATGAACGGCAACTTCGAGGGGTACGAGCTGTTTTCCAGGTAAGCCGAGACCCTGTCTTCCGAACTGGGATCATTCTGGAAAGGGCTTCTGCTAAAACCGTTACTTCTTCTGTAACTTTGTTCTGTTGTTTGGTGCAGATCGTTCAACTGCCTGCGGATAGGCGATAAGGGGGTGAAGCTGATGAAGCCGGGTGAAACGATTGGAGGATCGGTAAATCCATCTCTGGAGGCCGAGATCGATGCTGGGGACGATATCGAAGATTACGATGAAGCGGTCGTATgagttggtgctgctgctactggtgATGTTCACACTTCaacaataaattatttccGTTGCACTTGCACTAATTTGCGTTTCGCTTGTTGTGTTCTTTGAATTTTGGACTGAAAGTGCGAAAGTGCTCACAGTTAGCCGCCCTCGTTTCTGGGCCGCTCTGCCTAGGCGATACaacccaaggtgtatggatattaggaggtgaagtgcttcagagcaaattgacatttcacgacttgacataacaatactgggggctccggtattaaaatcggggagggctggaggggggtcaaggtggatttaaaaatatcaggtggtggactctagtgcattttgacaattcgtcacttgacgtaaggtccccaggattcaaactttgtttacattaattaaatttgttcatataatttatctaccccattttttcgaataaatattctttaaaaatatattttggactttgtgagttcttatttaacattgaaacgtacattaaagtgtgttattttgtgttattctgtgaatttattctagaattctttgtgttttcgtcatttttgatgataaaaattaagaaatcattatttttgttcaattgttacattaattcctcattatctacgagccgcatggacaatttacttgagattagaactcatgctagcatgattttaaatttcgtgcataaacaaatcatcaaatcttttgttaatatattacgttttttcgataaaatcaatagacacgcactaaaatgcacataataacaaagaagtctgctatatttgctaagctttgtgtgcggaaaccaatggtcaacggttctaaaatgacgtaaagtccctcaactatggcgaccccccaaaggccctaatccaccacctgatatttttaatccaccttgaggggggtatagaaaattgtatgcgatttgacataacaatactcaatgatggcgcccggaaaacgcgctaacaattcacctccttaattaACACACCTTGGATACAACCCTGTCTTTCCATTCAGCCGCCACAGCTGTCAAAGCGACAAAAGCGCGCATTGACAGTTCGCGCTCGCCGAATGTAAACAAGCATGTGcgaataaacaacaaacagtgCACGCGTTTCGCAGCGTACACCGACTTGCACAATATCACAAGATGAGTGTTTTTCTAAGCAACTTCAGAGTGCCACACTGCAGCAAAGGCTTTCAGCTGTGCTCTGTGGTAACCACGCTCGGTAAGCACCGGTACACCACCAAGGTTAGGTGTGAGCTCGATGCGACCACCGAAAAAGCGATTGCCGAGGGTGGCCTCAAGCCTCGCAAGCACCGGGTCCGCATCAAGTGCAACAATACGGCGGTGCCTGAGGAAATACACGACGCGATGATCCGCTGCGCCAAGGACCATCCACTGAAGAGTCTGATAGCCGATGGGCAACGATTGAACAATTGCGTTCGCTCGCGCAAATGGTATCCGCTCGATGGTACGGCCCCGAACCGGGGTGCGGAACGGGCGATCGAACGGACGCCGCCCAGTGCCCGGCGGCAGGACGCGTCCGTGTTTGACCTGCACGACGAGTACAGCTGCCTGACGCAGCTGTTCGGCCGGTCCGATGCGGAGTACGCGGTGCTGCGGCGCATCTTCACCGAGATTGACCAGCGCGATCCGGAGCTGCGGCCGCGCAGCTTTCTCGACTTTGGGGCGGGCGTCGGTACGGGCACGTGGGCGGTGGCCGACTTTTGGCGCGACCACCTGTTCGAGATACTGTCGGTGGACAAATCGCGCCACGCGAACGATCTGGCCGACCTGGTGCTGCGCCAGGGCGATCCGAACCGGGCGAGCATGGTGCGGAACGTGTTCTATCGGCAGTTTCTTCCGGCGAGCCCGGATCGCAAGTACGACATCGTGCTGAGCGCGTTTTCGCTCTTCGATCAACCGTCCCGGCGGCGGCTGGACGAGCTGGTGGACCAGCTGTACGGCACGTTCGACAAGTATCTGATCCTGGTGGAGCAAGGCTCGAACGCGGGCTTCCAGCTGCTGGACGGCGTGCGCAATCACATCCGGCGGAATCACGATGCGGACGAGAAGCATCTCTTCGCACCGGTAAGTGGCCGGGCAGCCGTGTGTGCGAGAGCCGCACTCTAGCTAGGAATCAGTCCCAGCTAATGCATCTTTTGTGCTTGCAGTGTCCCCACAGCATGGGCTGCCCGCGGATGATCAAGGACGATGGTACGCCGTGCAACTTTGAGGCCACCTACACGCGCAACTTTCCCGCCCCGGGTGGACATCAGTACGGTAGCATTCTTTACTCGTACCTGGTGTACAGGAGGAACCCTCCGGACAGTGCGCACGGGTTTCCGCGACTCGTACGCCCGACGGCGGTGCGCTCCAAGCATTGCGTGTGTCACGTTTGCGCGGCGGACGGACAGCTGCGTGACGTTTCCTTTACCACGTCGAAACACGGCCAGTAAGTGGCGGGGCACCGATTTGGGGCAAGATGGCAGTTTTGAGtaatttcgtgttttttttcaggaTTGTACATCGATGCGCCAAGGCTAGCCGGTGGGGCGATCTACTTCCAATGCGTATCCAGTGGTTAAATGGCGCGGAGGACGACGAGCACAGCGTGGAGACTTGAGGCGGACTAGTTTGCTGATTTGAAATTGTGATTAGATGTGAATAGAAGAGAAATAAAAgtgtattaattaaaattttgccGTTTAAGATTTTTGGGACAGAATTACAGGACATCACCTAACTCCAAAAACTGGTCCTATTCCAGTCCAGTTTTAGGGCGCTTCGAAAGGGAAATGTTGGACCAATCAGGAACCGGCAGAAGATTTCGGACACGATCGCTTCGGATGGCACAAACTCTTCCCACGGCGTAGGCTGCTGCTTGTGtagattgattttgttttgtttattatacTTTTCAAACAActggcgcgcgcgtgtgtattGTGTACAGAATTCAGTAATAGTTCACATCTCCTAGAGCATTTCATCGGAACTCGAGCGAGCGTGCGCGATCGCCTAATTTCCCATATatttatatgtgtgtttgatgtgttGCATAGCGggatgtgtgtgggtgtgtgcaaTCTCAATTTCGCGCGACGAACTCACTAAACGCCAGGTTTGTGCTGTCCATTTCGTACCTTAAACACGCGCACTTAATATTTCATAACTTAACCGCTGTCTGCTCTCTGTGTTGCGGGGCGCCGCGTGTATTGTTgcgttgaataataaaaacgaaacaaacatacacacacacacacacgatggcGTTCGAAGCGCGACAGCTTGGGTGTTTGTTTCTTATCTACATTACATATCTTAAAGCGCAACCACCCCCGGGGGGGAAGGGGATAAGCAAAAAACGGATCTCGTCGTCCTCGAGCGGAGAAAGCATTGCGCACTGCCGAGCTGAACGGACAGCGACGCGGTGGCTGGACCGCACGtaccctcccccaccccctcctcccccttaCCTCCTACAGCATTAACTTAACCACTGGAGCAAGAGACGCGAGACGTTGTACGTTATCGAGAATAGAGACGCGGCCTGTAATCCCGGTTCGTGTTTAAAATCCATTTCCATCCCTACAGTATGCGCACTAAATTCGAGCCTTTCTCGCTCaccttctctctcgctctcttccttgctcgttctctctctctgtcgctctCTCCCTATCGAGGTACACAACTAAATAGAAATAACCAAAGGTaaggaatattttaaaaaaatagtgaaaaaaaatactaacaCGAATTGATAATCGAGATATGAAACCCTTAATAATGTACAAGCTGCGTGTGTTGTTGCTCACACTTTTCCCCACCCCGTTGTTTTCCAAACGGAAGCCGGTTTTGCTGAAGTTCTATGctactgttttttgtttgtttgtttgttttttagtcGATACTTGCTTTAACTTTAACTATATATCTTTACATGCGCGTATCTAAAACACTTGACGCGTCCGCGCTCGCCCGTCCCGTCCATCCttagtgcttgtgtgtgtatgtgtctggtgtgttttgttgttcgcTGACCACCTCCTGCTGCCAATGCTTCTTCCATTATGTTTACTCACTAACATCTATTTTCCCTAACAATACAGAGTGTGTGTACGTGAGTGCATTTACAGTATTAGAGACTTAACACAAAAACGGGATACAACGGACTGAACGAAGGCGcgtctgtgtgttgtgtgtgtggaataaAACATTGGACTTACGGCTTAGTACAATAGTCATTAAACCGAATAATAGTGGAGGAGGCTTGGTGTGGGATTTTACCCTCTCGGCGGCAACGATACGCATTGCGTGAAAGAGTAACTTTTTAAGGCGTTTCAGCATGGGTTTTTCTGTTAATTCTTCCATTCCCTGCAGTCCTACAAATTAGCCTCAAGAGGAGCTAGGGGCGCAGCCGAATCTCCCGCATTATACCGCATCAGCATCGTTTGAAAACtgaagaaacacgaaacaaaacaactcatTTCGCTAACCTAATCAAACGACACGGtcaggtttgtttgtttttgcgcgTGCTTGCCACctcaccactactactactgctactactagcGTCTCATCGGTGGCAGGTAGGCGGAGTAGGAGGAGTACATCGAGTTCTGCTGGGCGCGCTGGATGGCACTCGGGTCCTGGTACTGGGACGGCATGTTCATCACGCCCATCTGCACCGGGCCGAGCTGGGCCGAGTTCTGGATGAAGCCGGCGGCCGGGTTGCCGATGTAGCCGCCCGTCCCCGGCGACTGGCCGGCCGTCGTCATCCGGTACCCGTTCAGAGACCCGTACGGCGACATCAGGTTCGTGCTGATGGCCACGTTCGGGCTGACGCTGCTGGACCGGTTTGCGGCCGCCGCCATGTGCTGTATCTGGGCGGACGAGGCGGCCGCCGCATTGCGGCGTGCCGCCCCGGCCGCGgcagccgccgccaccgcgTTCTGTGCGATCGTCGGCATGTTCATGTTGCCGGTGTAGTACTTGTGGTAGTTGATCGTGGACATCTGGGCCGAATGGATCGAGACGGGCGGCGTCGATATGTTGCGGACGACGTTCTGGGCCGCCACCATGTGGCCACCACCGGCGCCACCTCCGCCCCCGGCACCCGGCGCACTGGCGGACGGGTTGGAACCGGCCCCGGCAGATCCGCCTGcacccccaccaccaccgcccggtGGCCCACCGTGCGGATGGGGTGCATGGTGGGCGGACGGCGGTGGCGTAACGGGGGAATGGCAGATGTCCACGTTCGTCGTTAGCTGCTGCAGCTTCGAGAGACAGGACAGCTGCGGGCcctgctgctgaagctgccCGGCCGCACCGGGCGGACCGCCCTGGCAGGACTGCGGCTCGAGCTGCGGTGTCGGGGTGGGTGTGGGCGTGGGAGCGGGCGTTGGAGCTTGCGGGATGGGGGTGTGGGAACCGGGGAGCGTCACTCCAcccgtctgctgctgctgctgctgctgcacgtagAAGTTGTTGGAGGATGATACGGCGCACGAGGAGACGGGCGACGCCCCTAGCCGCTGGTGCGGGCTGTGCAGGCTGGCCGGCGTGTGATTGTTGGACATGCGGTGCTGAATCACGCTGCCGTAGGAGGTCGGCGATTGCGGGTAGGGCGGTGCCTGACCCGCCAGACCGAGCTGCGCGCCCAGGTAGCCCCCGCCGGCCGCCGCCTGGTGCATGTTTTGGCTGTGCGCCTGGTGGTTTAGCGACTGACCGTACGCTTGAtgcatctgctgctgcagtgccagctgctgatggtgctgctgctgctgctgttgattcAGGGAGGCCGCTTGCATtgccgcctgctgctgctgctgctgctggtgttgctgctgctgctggtgctgctgctgatgatggccGGGGCTCACGATCGGCTGAATCACGTTGCTGACTACGGGCGGTGTCGTGCGGCTCTGGTGCCGCTGCTGCGCTCCCGGCGTCGGTGTGTTCCGGCTGACCTTCGGCGTGGACGCCCGTTGCCGTCCTCCCGTGCTGCCGTTTCCACCGTGCgctatctgctgctgctgttgctgctgctgggcaaGATGTTGCTGCgacggatgctgctgcttgcccCGACCGCTGC encodes the following:
- the LOC3290677 gene encoding uncharacterized protein LOC3290677; translated protein: MTTEQVLMAVACCLLPALLLNVHSGGGGADALATVSTSDATGQSFGHDWEPSSAAELRAVLRSFARSKEEADAPEPAGKQLPTFSSAPLGSATPCKCLHGICSCCLGVFSMNGCANLTYIPEDFAFEFRMIFNNRVLSKRRISGKNPKPICVHPPRFDFIEVCANFYDVYFVGRNMHVCMEMNGNFEGYELFSRSFNCLRIGDKGVKLMKPGETIGGSVNPSLEAEIDAGDDIEDYDEAVV
- the LOC1273235 gene encoding methyltransferase-like protein 17, mitochondrial, with product MSVFLSNFRVPHCSKGFQLCSVVTTLGKHRYTTKVRCELDATTEKAIAEGGLKPRKHRVRIKCNNTAVPEEIHDAMIRCAKDHPLKSLIADGQRLNNCVRSRKWYPLDGTAPNRGAERAIERTPPSARRQDASVFDLHDEYSCLTQLFGRSDAEYAVLRRIFTEIDQRDPELRPRSFLDFGAGVGTGTWAVADFWRDHLFEILSVDKSRHANDLADLVLRQGDPNRASMVRNVFYRQFLPASPDRKYDIVLSAFSLFDQPSRRRLDELVDQLYGTFDKYLILVEQGSNAGFQLLDGVRNHIRRNHDADEKHLFAPCPHSMGCPRMIKDDGTPCNFEATYTRNFPAPGGHQYGSILYSYLVYRRNPPDSAHGFPRLVRPTAVRSKHCVCHVCAADGQLRDVSFTTSKHGQIVHRCAKASRWGDLLPMRIQWLNGAEDDEHSVET